The following proteins are co-located in the Echinicola sp. 20G genome:
- a CDS encoding amidase codes for MKNKNTPFWALILLGFALITSGFVLGRHTKEISAETIAWAEQIIGLSFSPAERDSMKSLLQDQKVNYASMRKQPLVNATGPSLYFNPLPHGFYPNQNQEPINWGLPGIIDLPEEDKDIAFMAVAELSTLIRNQKISSEKLTKIYLERIKAHTDTLECLISLLEEAALSKARQMDEEIKQGKYRGPLHGIPYGIKDLFAVKSTKTTWGAMPYKDQEIDETATVVNKLDEAGAVLVAKFTLGALAMGDVWYGGKTRNPWNLEQGSSGSSAGSAAAVSAGLVPFALGTETYGSIVSPSTRNGVTGLRPTFGRVSRYGAMALSWSMDKIGPISRSALDNGIVLSVIHGVDEKDKSTIPAAFNYNVDKSAKDLKIGYFGEFFKTKKPNRDNENEVLDVLRAQGFQLKSIALETQLDVNSMILMLMAEGAAAFDSLTRSGDDDLLVSQHKNAWPNLFRAARFIPAVEYIQASRFRAQLIEEMHALFKDYDVIITPSFGGNQLLITNLTGHPALCMPNGFNDQGSPTSITFLANLYEEEKLIMLGRLYQEGTSWDEKRPPLFDK; via the coding sequence ATGAAAAATAAAAATACGCCATTTTGGGCATTAATACTCCTTGGCTTTGCATTGATCACTTCTGGTTTTGTTTTAGGAAGGCATACCAAAGAGATTAGCGCCGAAACCATTGCTTGGGCGGAGCAGATCATCGGTTTGAGCTTTTCTCCTGCGGAACGTGATAGCATGAAATCACTCCTTCAGGATCAAAAAGTGAATTATGCTTCTATGAGAAAGCAGCCCTTGGTTAATGCCACTGGCCCTTCCCTATATTTCAATCCGCTTCCGCATGGTTTCTATCCCAATCAAAACCAAGAACCCATCAATTGGGGTTTACCGGGAATAATTGATTTACCAGAGGAAGACAAGGACATTGCCTTTATGGCGGTGGCCGAGTTATCCACATTGATCCGGAACCAAAAAATCAGCTCTGAGAAACTCACCAAAATCTATTTGGAACGAATAAAGGCACATACTGATACTTTGGAATGTCTGATTAGTCTTTTAGAGGAAGCGGCTTTAAGCAAAGCCAGACAGATGGATGAAGAAATCAAGCAGGGAAAATATCGGGGCCCTTTACATGGCATTCCATATGGCATAAAGGATTTGTTTGCAGTGAAGTCAACCAAGACAACTTGGGGTGCCATGCCTTATAAGGACCAGGAAATTGATGAGACTGCTACTGTGGTGAATAAATTGGATGAGGCTGGGGCTGTTTTGGTGGCGAAGTTTACCTTGGGCGCATTGGCCATGGGAGATGTTTGGTATGGAGGAAAAACGAGAAATCCATGGAATTTGGAGCAAGGTTCATCAGGTTCCTCGGCGGGATCCGCTGCTGCTGTCAGTGCAGGTTTGGTTCCCTTTGCTTTAGGAACAGAGACTTATGGTAGCATCGTTTCTCCATCTACCAGAAATGGAGTGACAGGGCTGCGTCCCACCTTCGGGAGGGTGAGCAGGTACGGAGCGATGGCTTTGAGTTGGTCAATGGACAAGATAGGTCCCATTTCCCGTTCCGCCTTGGACAACGGTATTGTGCTTTCTGTCATCCATGGTGTGGATGAGAAAGACAAAAGTACCATCCCGGCAGCTTTTAATTATAATGTGGATAAGTCAGCAAAAGATCTTAAAATCGGTTATTTTGGTGAGTTTTTTAAAACCAAGAAGCCCAATCGCGACAATGAAAATGAAGTATTGGATGTACTTCGTGCCCAAGGATTTCAGTTGAAGTCCATTGCATTGGAGACACAGCTAGACGTGAACAGTATGATTCTGATGCTGATGGCTGAAGGTGCTGCTGCTTTTGATTCTTTGACACGATCGGGCGATGATGACTTGCTGGTGTCCCAACATAAAAATGCTTGGCCAAACCTTTTTAGAGCAGCCAGGTTTATTCCGGCGGTAGAATACATTCAAGCAAGTAGGTTCAGGGCACAGCTGATTGAGGAAATGCATGCTTTATTTAAGGACTATGATGTGATCATCACCCCGTCCTTTGGTGGAAATCAGCTGCTCATCACCAACCTGACAGGGCATCCAGCGCTTTGCATGCCCAATGGCTTCAATGATCAGGGAAGTCCTACTTCCATTACTTTCTTGGCCAATCTGTACGAAGAAGAAAAACTGATCATGTTGGGGAGATTGTATCAGGAAGGGACTTCTTGGGATGAAAAGAGGCCTCCGTTATTTGATAAATAA
- a CDS encoding LytTR family DNA-binding domain-containing protein, producing MKINCIIVEDEPASRDLLEKYIADCPSLNLVATCKHALEAMEVIHEQSIHLIFLDINMPKLSGLSFYKSLSNPPYVIFTTAYPQYAIEGFELDAVDYLLKPFPFERFLKAVQKAIHKFNAEKPLSQESAYIILKSDKKLFRVGMDEIYYLEALGDYVKVFTVDKSIIVHDTFHGILQQLPPSEFIRVHKSFAVALHKLDHIEGNMIHIKENTVPIGQTYKAEFLNLIKP from the coding sequence ATGAAAATTAACTGCATCATCGTTGAAGACGAACCAGCCAGTCGGGACCTGCTGGAAAAGTACATTGCAGACTGTCCTTCTTTAAACCTAGTGGCTACTTGCAAGCATGCCTTGGAAGCCATGGAGGTCATTCATGAGCAAAGTATCCACTTGATCTTTTTGGATATCAACATGCCCAAGCTGTCGGGACTCTCTTTTTATAAATCGCTTTCCAACCCGCCCTATGTGATCTTCACAACGGCTTATCCACAATACGCCATTGAGGGTTTTGAGTTGGATGCCGTGGATTATCTCTTGAAACCCTTTCCATTTGAGCGCTTTCTCAAAGCTGTCCAAAAGGCCATCCATAAATTCAATGCTGAAAAGCCGCTCAGCCAAGAAAGTGCTTACATTATCTTAAAATCCGATAAAAAACTTTTCAGAGTGGGAATGGATGAGATCTATTATTTGGAAGCTTTGGGAGATTATGTAAAGGTCTTCACTGTGGATAAGTCCATCATTGTACATGATACTTTTCACGGTATTTTGCAGCAACTTCCCCCCAGTGAGTTCATTAGAGTACATAAATCATTTGCCGTGGCACTCCATAAATTGGACCATATCGAAGGGAACATGATCCATATCAAAGAAAATACTGTTCCAATCGGTCAAACCTACAAAGCGGAATTCCTCAACTTAATCAAACCCTGA
- a CDS encoding sensor histidine kinase yields the protein MNQSVIKKLTLASQNSLINHLLFWVLTYFVLVNIFANNSQIFPVDRIYTFIFMVTLAIPVYINLSGWIPRLLRPKKYFYYLIALLVTLAIGVAFNSILFSYLIDYLLPGYYFISYYTLWDLTKFFAAFLVASSLLKLSKEWFQLVESKQKLAEIEKEKVDIELKALRAQVNPHFLFNTLNVLYTLALKKSDETPEVIIKLSDLLRYVIYNSNKEKVLLSTELEQIKNYISLQSHRMEESAKVTFKSQIEKDIHIPPMLLMPLVENSFKHGIKGDLAHTFIHIEVQVDNNDLSFEIENNLAEESEKQEGEHGVGLVNIRNRLALLYPEQHLFEISQNESIFKVSLKIKHEN from the coding sequence GTGAATCAATCAGTTATTAAGAAATTAACTCTAGCATCTCAAAATAGCTTGATTAACCACCTGCTCTTTTGGGTGCTAACTTATTTTGTTCTGGTCAATATCTTTGCGAATAACAGCCAGATATTTCCTGTTGATAGGATCTACACATTCATCTTTATGGTGACCTTAGCTATTCCTGTCTACATAAATCTCAGCGGTTGGATTCCCCGACTATTACGTCCTAAAAAGTATTTCTACTATTTAATCGCTTTGCTTGTCACCTTAGCCATTGGAGTAGCCTTCAATTCAATTCTTTTCAGCTATTTGATTGACTACTTGCTGCCTGGCTACTATTTCATATCCTATTATACCTTATGGGATCTGACCAAGTTTTTTGCTGCTTTTTTGGTAGCATCATCATTGTTAAAACTGTCCAAGGAGTGGTTTCAGTTGGTAGAATCCAAGCAAAAACTAGCAGAAATTGAGAAAGAAAAAGTGGACATAGAACTTAAAGCCTTGAGGGCACAGGTAAACCCTCATTTCCTTTTCAATACGCTCAATGTGCTTTATACTTTGGCTTTAAAAAAGTCGGATGAAACCCCTGAGGTAATCATCAAACTATCTGACCTGCTCCGCTATGTAATCTATAATTCTAACAAGGAGAAAGTGCTTTTATCCACAGAATTGGAGCAAATCAAAAACTATATCAGCCTCCAAAGCCATCGTATGGAAGAAAGCGCCAAGGTTACTTTTAAAAGCCAAATCGAAAAAGATATCCACATTCCCCCCATGTTACTGATGCCACTGGTCGAAAACAGCTTTAAACATGGCATAAAGGGTGACCTTGCACATACATTTATCCATATCGAAGTCCAGGTTGACAATAATGATTTGAGCTTTGAAATTGAAAATAACCTGGCTGAGGAAAGTGAAAAACAGGAGGGAGAGCATGGAGTTGGCTTGGTCAATATCCGCAACCGGCTGGCCTTGCTCTATCCAGAACAGCATCTTTTCGAAATCTCCCAAAATGAGTCTATCTTTAAAGTAAGCCTTAAGATCAAACATGAAAATTAA
- a CDS encoding GPP34 family phosphoprotein produces MELSIAKKFLLLAQHPEKARMLISGVHIQYGLAGALLLQMSLEDKIEVSGEDILTVKRGASFNDPLLEEVAQMIQKSKKPRKMRYWIQKVGPKALKWRHQFYDQMAQERLIRVEKKKFLGLIPYTLTYLVNSQIRNKMIQELKSDVFRKKDIIPENMAVLGLIEACKMHNVLSKEKSQLKSIKKDLKQLVKESPISATVDQTIRQVQAAIISTIVATTVATNVATSSG; encoded by the coding sequence ATGGAATTAAGCATCGCAAAGAAGTTTTTATTGTTAGCTCAGCACCCTGAAAAAGCCAGGATGCTGATTTCGGGTGTACACATTCAATATGGTCTGGCTGGAGCCTTACTGCTTCAAATGTCATTGGAAGATAAAATAGAGGTTTCCGGTGAGGATATTTTGACGGTGAAAAGGGGAGCAAGTTTTAATGATCCATTGTTGGAGGAGGTAGCCCAAATGATCCAAAAAAGTAAAAAGCCAAGAAAAATGAGGTATTGGATCCAAAAGGTGGGCCCAAAGGCATTAAAGTGGAGGCATCAATTCTATGACCAAATGGCCCAAGAAAGGCTTATCAGAGTGGAAAAGAAAAAGTTTTTGGGCTTGATTCCCTATACCCTTACTTATTTGGTAAACAGCCAAATCAGGAATAAAATGATCCAAGAACTTAAAAGCGATGTTTTTAGGAAAAAGGATATCATTCCTGAAAATATGGCTGTCCTTGGTCTGATTGAAGCTTGCAAGATGCACAATGTACTGAGCAAGGAAAAGAGCCAACTGAAAAGCATCAAAAAGGATCTTAAGCAATTGGTGAAGGAGAGCCCGATCTCCGCTACTGTCGATCAAACGATCAGGCAGGTTCAGGCTGCTATCATCAGCACCATTGTGGCCACCACCGTTGCAACGAATGTGGCCACATCATCTGGTTAG